In the genome of Nocardia sp. NBC_00416, one region contains:
- a CDS encoding MCE family protein, with translation MRLRTIIRIVAAGIAGLCAAGCSVLPDSIAGLPDQYLGEHIRVTADFENVAGLYAGNEVAVLGVPVGRVETVTPRGRYVEVGMALDREVRVPADAMAALISPQLITNRHVELAPAYTGAGPVLTDGAHIPLERTRVPVELDRILENFDQLGAALKGDNQAGPLASRVLFPLLDGNGDRLRETLDDLSAAFEVAFADKDQIANTIIQLNTVTQVIAQNDRTVRDFSARLTEMVQLMGEQSPGLQAVLAQLNDFVNNTSTLVGQNRDQLAGALQRFVDITAQMRTNARGLTELMDVGPLLFQNLANSVSHEHQAFRVHALLDKTLLDNEVLSTFCERIQLRADGCRTGRVQDFGPDFGLTAALLGMTR, from the coding sequence ATGAGACTGCGGACGATCATCCGAATTGTGGCGGCTGGTATCGCCGGACTCTGCGCGGCGGGCTGTTCGGTGCTGCCGGACAGCATCGCCGGGCTGCCGGACCAGTATCTCGGTGAACACATCAGAGTCACCGCCGATTTCGAGAATGTGGCCGGACTGTACGCCGGTAACGAAGTCGCGGTGCTGGGCGTACCGGTGGGCCGGGTGGAAACGGTGACCCCGCGGGGCCGGTACGTCGAAGTCGGGATGGCTCTCGATCGTGAGGTGCGGGTGCCCGCCGACGCCATGGCCGCGCTGATCTCCCCGCAGCTCATCACCAACCGGCATGTCGAACTCGCCCCCGCCTACACCGGCGCGGGACCGGTGCTCACCGACGGCGCCCACATCCCGCTGGAACGCACTCGCGTTCCCGTGGAGCTGGACCGGATCCTGGAGAATTTCGACCAGCTCGGCGCGGCGCTCAAAGGCGACAATCAGGCGGGCCCGCTGGCCAGCCGGGTGCTGTTCCCGCTGCTCGACGGCAACGGTGACCGACTGCGCGAAACCCTCGACGATCTGTCCGCGGCCTTCGAAGTGGCCTTCGCCGACAAAGACCAGATCGCGAATACGATCATCCAGCTCAACACGGTCACCCAGGTGATCGCGCAGAACGATCGGACCGTCCGGGATTTCAGCGCCCGCCTCACCGAGATGGTGCAGTTGATGGGCGAACAATCGCCCGGGTTGCAGGCAGTGCTCGCCCAGCTGAACGATTTCGTGAACAACACCTCGACGCTGGTCGGGCAGAACAGGGATCAGCTGGCCGGCGCCCTGCAGCGGTTCGTCGACATCACCGCCCAGATGCGCACCAATGCGCGGGGCCTCACCGAACTGATGGATGTGGGTCCGCTGCTGTTCCAGAACCTGGCGAACAGCGTCAGCCACGAACACCAGGCCTTCCGGGTGCACGCGCTGCTGGACAAGACACTGCTCGACAACGAAGTGCTGTCCACCTTCTGCGAACGGATCCAGCTGCGCGCCGACGGCTGCCGCACCGGCCGGGTCCAGGACTTCGGACCCGATTTCGGGCTCACCGCCGCACTACTGGGGATGACGCGATGA
- a CDS encoding MCE family protein has protein sequence MARFDRTALLRKLPRYSKNRYLWQGVLAAGAVAVLLLGSSAVSQLRVADKTVTAEFAQAAGLRAGATVDVSGIEVGEVRTVRLAGDRVEVDMKISRDIRIAEDARAAIKMSTILGRLHIELIPGTGPESADGRIPLADTAVPYNLAKVIQDPTYTSSFERIERIDPVKLRQALDAFAQQMGDSPDLAVTALDSIGALARVINARRDEVDTLLQSMDQVSHLVSDNQNSVLLLLTRGEAIGNAVAMRQDSLRRLLDNVAALSGLLRDMGVENNGQLGPLIQNLNTMTEGLQKNKDNLDRIYQITPVTMRQFNNVLGNGPYAEVWAPWFFPDNWLCFAQVVEGCGK, from the coding sequence ATGGCGCGATTCGATCGGACCGCACTGCTGCGGAAGCTCCCGCGGTATTCGAAGAACCGGTACCTGTGGCAAGGGGTGCTCGCCGCCGGCGCGGTGGCGGTGCTGCTGCTCGGGTCCAGTGCGGTGTCACAACTGCGGGTCGCCGATAAGACGGTGACCGCGGAATTCGCCCAGGCCGCGGGACTGCGGGCGGGCGCGACGGTGGATGTGTCCGGCATCGAGGTCGGCGAAGTCCGGACCGTGCGCCTGGCCGGGGACAGGGTCGAGGTGGATATGAAGATCAGCCGCGATATCCGGATCGCCGAAGACGCCCGGGCGGCGATCAAGATGTCGACGATCCTCGGTCGGCTGCATATCGAACTGATACCGGGAACGGGCCCGGAATCGGCCGACGGCCGTATCCCGCTGGCCGATACGGCGGTGCCGTACAACCTGGCGAAAGTGATCCAGGACCCGACCTACACCTCGTCGTTCGAACGAATCGAGCGGATCGACCCGGTCAAGCTCCGCCAGGCCCTCGACGCTTTCGCCCAGCAGATGGGGGACTCCCCGGATCTCGCGGTGACCGCGCTGGATTCGATCGGCGCGCTCGCCCGGGTCATCAACGCGCGACGGGACGAGGTGGACACACTGCTGCAGAGCATGGACCAGGTATCGCACCTGGTCTCCGACAATCAGAACAGCGTGCTGCTGCTGCTGACCCGCGGTGAGGCGATCGGCAACGCGGTGGCGATGCGGCAGGACTCGCTGCGCCGGTTGCTCGACAATGTGGCCGCGCTGTCCGGGCTGCTGCGGGATATGGGGGTGGAGAACAACGGCCAGCTCGGGCCGCTGATCCAGAACCTGAACACCATGACCGAGGGCTTGCAGAAGAACAAGGACAACCTGGACCGGATCTATCAGATCACTCCGGTCACGATGCGCCAGTTCAACAATGTGCTGGGCAACGGACCCTACGCGGAAGTGTGGGCGCCGTGGTTCTTCCCGGACAACTGGTTGTGCTTCGCCCAGGTAGTCGAGGGGTGCGGGAAATGA
- a CDS encoding MlaD family protein, with translation MRTARTLAGFSLFAVLAIVLTYTIWSTLQRSVPGATETYSATFTDVMGVRIGDDVRMAGVRVGRVDAIEFEPDYQARLVLRIEQRQRLTDTTKALVRYQNLIGQRYIALLPGDQPGTRMPPGAHIPVERTEPSFDVSALLSGFEPLFSVLQPDQVNSLSDTLIQALQGDGVSLSALITQAAELADTFGQRDEILGAVITNLSSVLSGLANRSQELETLITQTRSLMDALYAEGETLKTSVDQVARSTDSLTTLVTRVKPEIVRAQGEATSAVELLLVNGAALDQAAVELPNVLNGLARFTSYGAYGNAYLCSLDVSLWGVLLPPGLFTQIGGDAHSEVCR, from the coding sequence ATGCGCACCGCGCGAACACTCGCCGGATTCAGCCTCTTCGCGGTGCTGGCGATCGTGCTGACCTACACGATCTGGTCGACACTGCAGCGGTCGGTGCCCGGTGCGACCGAAACCTATTCGGCCACCTTCACCGATGTGATGGGTGTCCGGATCGGTGACGATGTGCGGATGGCCGGCGTGCGGGTCGGCCGGGTCGACGCGATCGAATTCGAACCGGATTACCAGGCCCGCCTGGTGCTGCGGATCGAACAGCGGCAGCGGCTCACCGACACCACGAAGGCGCTGGTCCGGTACCAGAACTTGATCGGCCAGCGGTATATCGCGCTGCTGCCGGGTGATCAGCCGGGCACCCGGATGCCGCCGGGAGCACATATCCCGGTGGAACGCACCGAACCGTCCTTCGATGTCTCGGCGCTGCTGTCCGGATTCGAACCGCTGTTCAGCGTGCTGCAACCCGACCAGGTGAACTCGTTGTCCGACACGCTGATCCAGGCACTACAGGGCGACGGGGTCTCGTTGAGCGCGCTCATCACCCAGGCCGCCGAACTGGCCGACACCTTCGGACAGCGCGACGAGATCCTGGGCGCGGTGATCACCAACCTGAGCAGCGTCCTCTCCGGTCTGGCGAACCGCAGCCAGGAGTTGGAGACCTTGATAACCCAGACGAGAAGCCTCATGGACGCGCTCTACGCCGAAGGGGAGACGCTGAAGACTTCGGTGGATCAGGTGGCGCGCTCCACCGATTCACTCACCACCCTGGTGACCAGGGTGAAACCCGAGATCGTGCGCGCGCAGGGCGAGGCGACCAGCGCGGTGGAACTACTGCTGGTCAACGGCGCCGCACTGGACCAGGCGGCGGTGGAACTCCCGAACGTGCTCAACGGCCTCGCCCGGTTCACCAGCTACGGCGCCTACGGGAACGCCTATCTGTGCAGCCTGGACGTCTCGCTGTGGGGTGTGCTGCTCCCGCCCGGTCTGTTCACGCAGATCGGTGGCGATGCCCACTCGGAGGTGTGCCGCTGA
- a CDS encoding MlaD family protein, translating to MFIDHSGRGPRPWHTTVAGLAMILLLAVLLTLLGLRYTGRFADRVPVRATLTSTGDGLPARADVKFRGMVVGAVAAVEVAAAGKQQRVDIDLDPAVAPTVPDNVTARVVPNNLFGVSGIELVDNGPAPGRLGAGAEIAEDTSAGTVQLQSTLTVLRDVLDNIQPEKLGRVLATFAAALDPAARAPGSTVARLDSWVTEVRGVDGMGELLGDLGRATMALSRSAPELVGVLSESVTTARTLTERRDNLVAMLSSAGGAVDSVNGLFARNPDAAKELVPGLDGLFGSLAQDPEAIPTAVANLNIALQRLSPSFSWGPRKQMRWQLDVSFTPFEQYTAKDCPRYGQMYGPRCGGATVPQAAPPQQYPPNLLPGWLAGAGPKPAPPIPGLPPAPAGAPAPPTQLFPQLPGLPAIPGLTAPLFPSAPAAPVPSGISTPSGAPAPAAALDPGTPSGAPIAQLRGRAAVAALLGREPSTVEVLLLTSVLAGGTITVYAEENA from the coding sequence ATGTTCATCGATCACAGCGGCCGCGGGCCGCGACCCTGGCATACGACCGTGGCGGGACTGGCGATGATCCTGCTGCTGGCCGTTCTGCTCACCCTGCTCGGGTTGCGCTACACCGGGCGTTTCGCGGACCGGGTCCCGGTCCGGGCCACCCTCACCAGCACCGGCGACGGGCTGCCGGCGCGCGCCGATGTGAAGTTCCGCGGCATGGTGGTGGGCGCCGTCGCCGCGGTCGAGGTGGCCGCCGCGGGTAAGCAGCAGCGGGTCGACATCGATCTGGACCCCGCCGTCGCGCCGACGGTCCCGGACAATGTCACCGCGCGGGTGGTGCCCAACAACCTGTTCGGTGTCAGCGGGATCGAACTCGTCGACAACGGGCCCGCCCCGGGTCGGCTCGGCGCCGGCGCGGAGATCGCCGAGGACACCAGTGCCGGCACCGTCCAATTGCAGTCCACGCTCACTGTGCTGCGCGATGTGCTGGACAATATCCAGCCCGAGAAGCTGGGCCGGGTGCTCGCCACTTTCGCCGCGGCGCTCGACCCCGCAGCCCGCGCGCCCGGATCCACGGTGGCGCGACTCGACAGCTGGGTCACCGAGGTACGCGGGGTCGACGGAATGGGGGAGCTGCTCGGCGATCTGGGGCGCGCGACCATGGCCTTGAGCCGGTCGGCGCCGGAACTGGTGGGGGTGCTGTCGGAATCGGTGACGACGGCGCGCACCCTCACCGAACGCCGGGACAATCTGGTCGCCATGCTCAGCAGTGCCGGTGGTGCGGTGGATTCGGTGAACGGACTGTTCGCCCGGAACCCGGACGCGGCCAAGGAACTGGTTCCGGGCCTGGACGGTCTGTTCGGTTCGCTGGCGCAGGACCCGGAGGCGATCCCCACCGCGGTGGCAAATCTCAATATCGCCCTGCAACGGTTGTCGCCGTCGTTCAGCTGGGGTCCGCGCAAACAGATGCGCTGGCAGCTGGATGTGTCGTTCACGCCGTTCGAGCAGTACACGGCGAAGGACTGCCCGCGTTACGGCCAGATGTACGGGCCGCGGTGCGGCGGTGCGACGGTTCCGCAGGCGGCGCCGCCGCAGCAGTACCCGCCGAACCTGCTGCCGGGTTGGCTCGCGGGCGCGGGACCGAAACCCGCGCCGCCGATTCCGGGTCTGCCGCCCGCGCCCGCCGGCGCACCGGCCCCGCCCACTCAGCTGTTTCCGCAGCTACCCGGGCTACCGGCGATCCCGGGCCTCACCGCGCCGTTGTTCCCGAGTGCTCCGGCGGCGCCGGTTCCGTCGGGGATATCGACCCCGTCCGGTGCTCCGGCCCCGGCGGCCGCACTCGACCCGGGCACCCCCTCCGGTGCGCCGATCGCGCAACTGCGCGGACGGGCCGCCGTCGCCGCGCTGCTCGGCCGGGAACCGTCCACGGTCGAAGTGCTGTTGCTGACCTCGGTGCTGGCGGGCGGAACCATCACTGTCTATGCCGAGGAGAACGCCTGA
- a CDS encoding ABC transporter permease, translated as MAASYTPPALKPVRFVAVAAAKPIDANRKLGHQAIIFVRGLAAVPFVLTHYRKEVLRLTADVGWGNGSLIVGGGTVGVVIILCGFGGITVGMESFTALNLLTMGPLTGAISGFATTRELAPILATLAFAIQAGCRFTAQLGSMRIAEEIDALESIAIRPLPYLVTTRMIAATVTIIPLYSVGLAVAYLATKLSVLLLGGTSAGTYDHYFFQFLVGPDLFYSLLKVVVFVLLATFIQCYYGFFAVGGPEGVGVAAGQAIKMVIVVMVFANLFLTLAIWGIDPGFRISG; from the coding sequence GTGGCCGCTTCGTACACACCGCCGGCGCTCAAACCGGTGCGGTTCGTCGCCGTGGCCGCCGCGAAACCGATCGACGCCAATCGCAAGCTCGGCCACCAGGCGATCATCTTCGTGCGGGGCCTGGCCGCGGTTCCGTTCGTGCTCACCCACTATCGCAAGGAGGTGCTGCGCCTGACCGCCGACGTGGGCTGGGGCAACGGCTCGCTGATCGTGGGCGGCGGCACCGTCGGCGTGGTGATCATCCTGTGCGGGTTCGGCGGGATCACGGTCGGCATGGAATCGTTCACCGCGCTGAATCTGCTGACGATGGGGCCTCTCACGGGCGCCATTTCCGGCTTCGCGACCACTCGGGAGTTAGCGCCGATTCTGGCGACTCTGGCCTTCGCGATCCAAGCTGGCTGCCGGTTCACCGCACAGCTGGGATCGATGCGTATCGCGGAGGAGATCGACGCGCTGGAGTCCATCGCCATCCGGCCGTTGCCCTATCTGGTGACCACGCGGATGATCGCCGCCACGGTCACGATCATCCCGCTCTACAGCGTCGGGCTGGCGGTGGCCTACCTCGCGACGAAGCTGTCGGTGCTGCTGTTGGGCGGCACCTCGGCGGGGACCTACGACCACTACTTCTTCCAGTTCCTCGTCGGGCCCGACCTCTTCTACTCACTGCTCAAAGTCGTGGTGTTCGTCCTGCTCGCCACTTTCATCCAGTGCTATTACGGGTTCTTCGCCGTCGGCGGACCCGAAGGAGTGGGCGTCGCCGCCGGTCAGGCCATCAAGATGGTGATCGTCGTGATGGTCTTCGCGAATCTGTTCCTCACCCTGGCGATCTGGGGCATCGACCCCGGTTTCCGGATCTCGGGGTAG
- a CDS encoding MlaE family ABC transporter permease, producing MVTTDAGATPEKRTDLEQAVDDLKGLWRRHPQRSLETLGRQVTLGREAVVEIVRSVAARRFPFGEFVKQCGFMANVSAAPTIFVAVPIAVVVSIQIGALVNQVGATTFIGAVAGLGIIRQGAPLVTSLMIAGAVGSAICADLGSRTIREEIDAMMVMGVNPVRRLVAPRLAAAVLVSMLLCGFIVFVGFATAYMFNVYAQAGTPGSFISSFASFAVANDMAVALVKSAIFGILTAIIACDIGLHAQGGPGGVANAVNSAVVSSALMLFATNIIITQLYNTLFPTKVI from the coding sequence ATGGTGACTACCGATGCCGGTGCGACACCGGAGAAGCGCACCGACCTCGAACAGGCGGTCGACGATCTGAAAGGGCTGTGGCGACGGCATCCGCAGCGCTCGCTGGAAACTCTGGGCCGCCAGGTCACCCTGGGCCGCGAGGCCGTGGTGGAAATCGTCAGATCCGTGGCCGCCCGCCGCTTTCCGTTCGGCGAGTTCGTCAAACAGTGCGGGTTCATGGCGAATGTGTCCGCCGCACCCACCATCTTCGTCGCCGTGCCGATCGCGGTGGTGGTGTCGATCCAGATCGGCGCCCTGGTCAACCAGGTCGGCGCGACCACGTTCATCGGCGCCGTCGCCGGCCTGGGCATCATCCGGCAGGGGGCGCCGCTGGTGACCTCGCTGATGATCGCCGGGGCGGTGGGTTCGGCCATCTGCGCCGACCTCGGCTCCCGGACCATCCGGGAGGAGATCGACGCGATGATGGTGATGGGCGTGAACCCGGTACGAAGGCTCGTCGCGCCCCGGCTCGCGGCCGCCGTACTGGTGAGCATGCTGCTGTGCGGGTTCATCGTGTTCGTCGGCTTCGCCACCGCCTACATGTTCAACGTCTACGCCCAGGCCGGGACTCCGGGCTCGTTCATCAGTTCCTTCGCGTCGTTCGCGGTGGCCAACGATATGGCGGTCGCACTGGTCAAATCAGCGATCTTCGGAATCCTGACCGCGATCATCGCCTGCGATATCGGGTTACACGCTCAGGGCGGTCCCGGCGGGGTGGCCAACGCGGTGAACTCGGCGGTGGTGTCCTCCGCGCTCATGCTGTTCGCCACGAACATCATCATCACCCAGCTCTACAACACTCTCTTCCCGACGAAGGTGATCTGA
- a CDS encoding oxygenase MpaB family protein produces the protein MTAVAHSQQPDVPQPPPLGRTRIPISTTHRPFTERPLALTDALDFWQFAGAAANVIMQMANPGVGYGVAESRVESGSLMKRPWKRARTTTQYLAVAILGAEEEKKAFREAVNGAHRQVRSEPGAAVKYNAFDRDLQLWVAACLYIGFEDTYQLLSGKMNPEQAEDFYRSSSSLGTTLQVTADMWPVTRAAFDEYWTHACADAVLDDYVRAYLNDLLDLRMIHWYLRIPFRGLLRFLTIGFLAPHFREQMRVEWSAADQRRFEHLFLFVGFVNRFIPRFVRHGGSHALMADVRRRITKQKRLI, from the coding sequence ATGACCGCCGTCGCACACTCCCAGCAACCCGATGTGCCGCAGCCCCCGCCCCTCGGGCGCACCCGCATTCCGATCAGCACCACCCACCGCCCGTTCACCGAACGCCCCCTCGCCCTCACCGACGCCCTGGATTTCTGGCAGTTCGCCGGCGCGGCGGCGAATGTGATCATGCAGATGGCGAATCCCGGGGTGGGTTACGGCGTCGCGGAGAGCAGGGTCGAATCGGGCTCGCTCATGAAACGCCCGTGGAAACGCGCCCGCACCACAACCCAGTATCTGGCCGTGGCCATTCTGGGCGCCGAGGAGGAGAAGAAGGCATTCCGGGAGGCAGTGAACGGGGCACACCGGCAGGTGCGCTCGGAACCCGGCGCGGCGGTGAAATACAACGCCTTCGACCGTGATCTCCAACTCTGGGTGGCGGCCTGCCTCTACATCGGCTTCGAGGACACCTACCAACTGTTGTCCGGGAAGATGAATCCCGAGCAGGCCGAGGACTTCTACCGTTCCTCGTCGTCTCTCGGGACCACCCTGCAGGTCACCGCGGACATGTGGCCCGTCACCCGCGCCGCATTCGACGAATACTGGACGCATGCCTGCGCGGACGCGGTACTCGACGACTACGTCCGCGCCTACCTGAACGACCTACTCGACCTCCGGATGATCCACTGGTATCTACGCATTCCTTTCCGCGGCCTGCTGAGATTTCTGACCATCGGCTTCCTCGCCCCGCATTTCCGGGAGCAGATGAGGGTCGAGTGGAGTGCCGCCGATCAGCGCCGCTTCGAACACCTCTTCCTGTTCGTGGGCTTCGTCAACCGCTTTATCCCTCGCTTCGTCCGGCACGGCGGCAGCCACGCCCTGATGGCCGATGTCCGCCGCCGCATCACGAAACAGAAGCGCCTCATCTGA
- the mftG gene encoding mycofactocin dehydrogenase MftG: MVDTLIIGGGTAGCVLAARLSEDPDHRVRVVEAGGFWASAAEFPPELADSGALPLDDRAPWLWRYPVALTPDRPGQIVRGRGIGGSGSVNGCYFIRAAARDFAAWSAEVDARSWDFAELLPYFRSLENDHDYGDHPGHGRAGPVSVRRIARPTRLVEEFGAACGELGFGEVADWNSLPGGPESGVGPVPCTVGPPDGSGRHRRIGPAHSYLLPALSRPNLSVLGDTRVTRLRFRGTRVVGADCLYGGRPETIWADRVVLCAGAIESAALLLRSGIGPAEQAAALGIPLVAAAPVGEWVTDHPEIGIDYLHPAASGRAVPLEYVLELDDIEIRPYTVAFAPGVHRMGVSLMRPTSSGRLRLATADPLTPPRIEYGYLATDADRTRLRAAVELTGQILETMSAESVGGPGEISDRWLHDRLGTSQHLSGTCRMGRADDPRAVVDDRCRVHGVDGLSVVDLSVVPVPLSRGPQATVMLLAERATVDLR, from the coding sequence GTGGTCGACACGCTGATCATCGGTGGCGGGACCGCCGGCTGTGTGCTGGCGGCCCGGCTGAGCGAGGACCCGGATCACCGGGTCCGGGTCGTGGAAGCGGGTGGGTTCTGGGCCTCGGCCGCCGAATTCCCACCGGAGTTGGCCGATAGCGGGGCACTGCCGCTCGACGACCGGGCGCCGTGGCTGTGGCGGTATCCGGTGGCGCTGACGCCGGACCGGCCGGGGCAGATCGTGCGTGGTCGCGGCATCGGCGGCTCCGGTTCGGTGAACGGCTGCTACTTCATCCGCGCCGCGGCCCGGGATTTCGCGGCCTGGAGCGCGGAGGTGGACGCACGATCCTGGGATTTCGCGGAACTGCTGCCCTACTTCCGGTCCCTGGAGAACGACCACGACTACGGGGACCACCCCGGCCACGGCCGGGCCGGCCCGGTGTCGGTGCGTCGGATAGCGCGGCCCACCCGGCTGGTGGAGGAGTTCGGGGCGGCCTGCGGGGAACTCGGGTTCGGCGAGGTCGCGGACTGGAATTCGCTGCCCGGTGGTCCCGAATCGGGAGTCGGTCCGGTGCCGTGCACGGTCGGGCCGCCCGATGGATCCGGGCGGCACCGGCGGATCGGGCCCGCCCACTCCTATCTGCTGCCCGCGCTGTCGCGTCCCAATCTGAGCGTGCTGGGCGACACTCGGGTGACCCGGTTGCGCTTTCGGGGCACCCGGGTCGTCGGCGCCGATTGCCTGTACGGGGGCCGGCCGGAGACGATCTGGGCCGATCGCGTGGTGCTGTGCGCGGGCGCGATCGAATCGGCGGCGCTGCTGCTGCGTTCCGGTATCGGGCCGGCCGAGCAGGCCGCGGCACTGGGCATTCCGCTGGTGGCCGCGGCGCCCGTCGGCGAGTGGGTCACCGACCATCCGGAGATCGGGATCGACTATCTGCATCCGGCCGCGTCGGGCCGGGCGGTACCGCTGGAATACGTCCTGGAGCTCGACGATATCGAGATCCGGCCCTATACGGTCGCCTTCGCGCCCGGAGTGCATCGGATGGGTGTATCGCTGATGCGGCCCACCAGTTCGGGGCGCCTCCGGCTGGCCACGGCCGACCCGCTGACCCCGCCCCGTATCGAGTACGGCTATCTCGCGACGGATGCCGATCGGACCCGGCTGCGCGCGGCCGTGGAACTCACCGGGCAGATCCTCGAGACGATGTCGGCCGAATCCGTCGGCGGACCGGGGGAGATCTCGGACCGGTGGCTGCACGATCGGCTCGGCACGTCGCAGCATCTGTCGGGGACCTGCCGGATGGGTCGTGCCGACGATCCTCGCGCGGTGGTCGACGACCGGTGCCGCGTGCACGGGGTGGACGGTCTGTCGGTGGTGGATCTGTCGGTGGTGCCGGTGCCGCTGAGCCGTGGTCCCCAGGCCACGGTGATGCTGTTGGCCGAACGCGCCACCGTGGATCTGCGCTGA
- the mftF gene encoding mycofactocin biosynthesis glycosyltransferase MftF (Members of this protein family, MftF, are glycosyltransferases, members of PF00535 (glycosyl transferase family 2). The encoding gene is found as part of the mycofactocin cassette, in Mycobacterium tuberculosis, many other Actinobacteria, and occasional members of other lineages. Mycofactocin itself, a putative redox carrier, is a heavily modified derivative of the C-terminal Val-Tyr dipeptide of the mycofactocin precursor MftA (TIGR03969).): MRNDRLPDGFGVRIDPRVRAYSGGRILIGGSPARLLRLAPEAAEMIGDGYLEVNSPQSAVVARRLLDSGVANPRPRLLPSPEDVTIIVPLHNNPGGLDRLLAALRGHTVIVVDDGSDEQVRIADEHADRCRVKVLRHERSRGPAAARNTGLRAATTQFVAFLDSDVVPRSGWLEVMLGHFSDPQVALVAPRIVALDPESNTLARYEHARSSLDLGRRESAVQSRGVVSYVPSAALLVRRSVIEAEGGFDETMQVAEDVDLCWRLERAGWRARYEPAAHVAHDHRVSFRDWFRRKLFYGTGAAPLSDRHAGMVSPLQVPKWTAVAALFLATRTRWGVLGAVLTLLLPLRRLRRAFAGVDNPTGVAAIYVARGFFAGLWRISSAMCRHYWPITLAAMVFSRRIRQIAVTLATAEGVVDWYTHREPGGLDPLRYIAFRRVDDIGYGTGLWLGALRAGSPAALKPTAPPQ, from the coding sequence ATGCGCAATGATCGCCTGCCCGATGGATTCGGGGTGCGGATCGACCCACGGGTACGCGCATACTCGGGGGGTCGCATCCTGATCGGAGGTTCACCCGCCCGTTTGCTACGACTGGCCCCGGAGGCCGCCGAAATGATCGGCGACGGCTATCTCGAGGTGAACAGTCCGCAATCGGCGGTGGTTGCCAGACGACTACTCGATTCCGGGGTGGCCAACCCGCGGCCGCGGTTGCTGCCGTCGCCGGAAGACGTGACGATCATCGTCCCGCTGCACAACAATCCCGGCGGGCTGGACCGGCTGCTGGCCGCATTGCGCGGCCATACCGTGATCGTCGTCGACGACGGATCCGACGAACAGGTCCGGATCGCCGACGAGCACGCCGACCGCTGCCGGGTGAAGGTGCTGCGCCATGAACGAAGTCGCGGCCCGGCCGCCGCCCGCAATACCGGGCTGCGGGCCGCGACAACCCAGTTCGTGGCCTTCCTCGACTCGGATGTGGTGCCGCGCAGCGGCTGGCTCGAAGTGATGCTCGGACATTTCAGCGATCCGCAGGTCGCCCTGGTCGCGCCGCGGATCGTGGCGCTGGACCCGGAATCCAATACGCTGGCCCGCTACGAGCACGCGCGATCCTCGCTGGATCTGGGCCGGCGCGAATCGGCGGTGCAATCGCGTGGGGTCGTGTCGTATGTGCCCAGTGCGGCACTGCTGGTGCGGCGCTCGGTGATCGAAGCCGAGGGCGGTTTCGACGAGACCATGCAGGTCGCCGAGGACGTCGACCTGTGCTGGCGGCTCGAGCGCGCGGGCTGGCGGGCCCGGTACGAACCGGCCGCGCATGTCGCGCACGATCATCGGGTGTCGTTCCGGGACTGGTTCCGGCGCAAATTGTTCTACGGCACCGGCGCCGCCCCGCTCAGCGACCGGCACGCGGGCATGGTGTCGCCGCTACAGGTGCCGAAATGGACCGCGGTCGCCGCGCTGTTCCTGGCAACCCGTACCCGCTGGGGCGTGTTGGGCGCGGTACTCACCCTGCTGCTGCCGCTGCGCCGATTGCGGCGCGCGTTCGCCGGGGTCGACAATCCGACCGGTGTCGCGGCGATCTACGTGGCCCGCGGCTTCTTCGCGGGTCTGTGGCGGATCTCCTCGGCCATGTGCCGGCACTACTGGCCGATAACCCTCGCGGCCATGGTCTTCTCACGCCGGATCCGGCAGATCGCGGTCACGCTGGCCACGGCCGAGGGCGTGGTCGACTGGTACACCCACCGGGAGCCGGGCGGGCTGGATCCGCTGCGCTATATCGCGTTCCGGCGGGTCGACGATATCGGGTACGGCACCGGCCTGTGGCTGGGCGCGCTGCGGGCGGGCAGCCCGGCGGCGTTGAAACCGACCGCCCCTCCCCAGTAG